GATGGGTGCCATCTGTATCAAATAAACCATCAACCTGTTTGATAAGTATAGCTGGGTTTAATGCAACTTTTACAGAGTCAGCTACTACTAAGGTGCCAAGCACACTTTGATTAGTGTCACTACTGATAGCTCTAATGGAAACCCTATTTTTACTAATAGGAACAAAAGAAGTAAAATAGGCTTCACGGTCTATATAAAGTGAAGCTTTCCAATCGTCAGTACTTCCTCTGTAAACAAAAGCTTCTGTTCCATCCCATACATAAAAGTAAGGAGAATCAATAGTTAAAGTCAGGCTTTTATATGTAAGCGCTGTTTGTGGTAATTTTATATAATGTTGTCTTTTATAACTTAGCGAAGAGTCTATTTCAGTTACAGTTAATGGTGCTGTATGATTGCCTAAATACACTTTATCACTTCCATAACCCGCTATATAATAAGAGTTAAATTTTAAATCCATCTCACTAACGTATTGTATAGGATAATGTGGAAAACTTCTTGTGAAATTATTCCGTTCTTGCTTCATCCATTCAGAGGTATGAAACAATGCATAAACTAACGATAAGCTAAGTAGAAATAGGAAGATAAGTTTAATATTAGTACGTTTTATAATCTCATTATTCTCTAAATAAAGAGCAACAGTACCCAAAAACACAAATAACAAATTAAAATAAAGATGTTCTTTCCAATTTAACTGTTCAAGTATTCCACCGCATGAACAGGGTACATTTGGACTAAAATTAATCATTATAAAAATATAAGCCGAAAAAGTACTCATTAAGAAGGTGCTCAAATATAAACTCATCCTTCTTGTTTTAGGAAAGACCAAAAAAAAGGCAAGTAGTAACTCTAGGATAGGAATAAAAAACGAAATGAAACCTGCAAATGAACTTATTAAAGGTGATTGCCCTAACTGAACCTGAAAGTTTTCAAAGTCTAGCAATTTACTTACCGAGGCATATACAAAGAGTAAAATATAAAGGAAACAAATAGCCTCTAAAAAGAAACGCTGTATTTTAATTGAAATTCGCATTACTCAATAGTTTTAATTTTATAGAGTAAAATTCACAATTAATAATTTAAAACACTTGTGTTATCGGGAGATTTGCTTATCAAAAAAGGATTAAATAACTGATAACTAATCATTTGTAGTATAAGGATCTGTAAGGAAATAAAGTGCACAAATTTGAGGCAATTATTTTATTCTTTTTCAAGGCAAAATTTTCAAGCATAGCCTTAGCTACGGTTCAAAATTTTAACGAAGAAAAAGGATAAAAGAAACAGTCAAAATGGGTAGTTTATTTCCTTACAGATCCTAAGTGTCTTTCTTAGAAATGCGGGCAACCTCATTCGGAGAAATCTCAAATTGCTTTTTAAACGATTTGGAAAAATTGGGATAGTCTGTAAAACCATTCATCGTAGCAATATTTTTTAATGGTATGGTAGTTTGC
This genomic window from Mariniflexile sp. TRM1-10 contains:
- a CDS encoding MauE/DoxX family redox-associated membrane protein; translated protein: MRISIKIQRFFLEAICFLYILLFVYASVSKLLDFENFQVQLGQSPLISSFAGFISFFIPILELLLAFFLVFPKTRRMSLYLSTFLMSTFSAYIFIMINFSPNVPCSCGGILEQLNWKEHLYFNLLFVFLGTVALYLENNEIIKRTNIKLIFLFLLSLSLVYALFHTSEWMKQERNNFTRSFPHYPIQYVSEMDLKFNSYYIAGYGSDKVYLGNHTAPLTVTEIDSSLSYKRQHYIKLPQTALTYKSLTLTIDSPYFYVWDGTEAFVYRGSTDDWKASLYIDREAYFTSFVPISKNRVSIRAISSDTNQSVLGTLVVADSVKVALNPAILIKQVDGLFDTDGTHLFNKQNHKILYTYYYRNQYAVCDTLLQEHKYGKTIDTTNKAKIKVKFIKSKQGSKLSEPVVTVNKRTATYGNYLYIHAGLLGRYEPKENWEHNSIIDVYDFMENTYQFSFYIDNKYQSKLKDFMVSEDLIYTLSGNYIRTYRFKKDFY